One window from the genome of Pedobacter schmidteae encodes:
- a CDS encoding PID-CTERM protein-sorting domain-containing protein codes for MKYILCLLLLLCWVMTTTANDPGLPGEDPDVPLDGGISLLLLTGAAYGVREIRRQRKN; via the coding sequence ATGAAATATATTTTGTGCCTGCTGCTCTTATTGTGTTGGGTGATGACCACAACAGCGAATGACCCGGGCTTACCTGGGGAGGATCCCGATGTTCCGCTAGACGGAGGAATAAGCCTGTTGCTACTGACAGGGGCAGCATATGGCGTACGTGAAATCCGCCGACAGCGAAAAAACTAG